The Gadus macrocephalus chromosome 12, ASM3116895v1 genome segment ATCCTTTTGGCTCTCTCACCCTTTGTCATCAGACTGGGACTCTTTGACTGGCTTGGATGGGGGAGCCTTCTCTTTCTTACTAAGGTATTCCTTCAGCTGCTCAGCTCGGTCAAGATACTCCTTACACTTGTTCCTGATGCTAATCTTTGCTTTGTCACCGTGCGCATCGTCTAAATTGAGAAgacaaaataaaaccaaaatatTATAATGATGCATTTCCACAGGTAATAAACATGACGTTACGGTATTCAGACTTCAATTATATAGGATTATAAATTAGTTACTCACACTTGACAACATGGAGGAAGTATTGCACTGAATGTTCATACAATCGAAGGGCTTCCTCATAGTTTTTGGCTTTGTCCTCCTCTGATGCCTTGGATGCAAGATCTATAGCTTTCTGCAAATAAATGGAGAAGAAAGATATGACGAAATCAACAACCCCAAAGTTCTGTTTATTGTACTATTGACGTGTGTTAAAATGGCCGAATAATAAAACTTTGGTTTCATGATCATCAAAGTACCATGACTGGTTCTCATATATCACCATTTATATTAATTAAATAGTTCGTTTGGTGGTGGCCCTCGTCTTACGTAACCTAAAGTTGACTTCTATACTCATCTAAGTTTTCACTCACCTGCAGCGATGAGCCAGCCATGGGTGTTACCGCGTCGTTCAAAATGTAGGTAACTAGTTTAACTTGacgtttattattttaaatcacCTACGTATTATTATTTGTACCACTGTCGGTCCTTTCTGACAGTTTGGTTAGACAGCAGAcggtataaaaaaaaacaaagccgATAAGTTGTTTTCTCTTCCGCATTAGCATTGATCTGAACTTCCGTGAATCACACGtgacattgttattttgtccgTCGTCTATCCATTGTCAACAGTGGGCGTGCTCATCTCTGGGCGTTGTCCTGGATGTGTCACTACTTCACCTTGAAATAATCAATGGTAATGTCAATGACCCTCTTAACAAATGTACACTTTATTGCATTCATTACAAAGGGCAAATAAAAATCTGCTAAATATGTCTTAATGCTTCATCACCTATAGCACAAAAAACAGTACAACATATAGAGAAAAGTAACATCAAAAATCGAAAATAAATACTTTCGGTGCATATTAATAGGCGTATCAGTCTCCATTATATCAGCTTTAGATGTCTTGATTAAAAGCACCTCTTTGTTTTCATCCTTAGATGTTTTTTGCACATGGTTCTTGACTCTAAGGGTTATTCACAGTTGTCAAAGATCGTCATAAAATTTCCCCATTGACAGTTTTTGGATGTAAAGTATTAAGGATGCAATCACTCTTTGTAAGATCTGCAGGCAGCTCATTGTTCTGTGAAGGGAAGTAGAAATATAAAGAACATTTTAATAAACTGATCATTTTATTATTAGATCAAACATTCACTATATTGTCGTTACTGATTTTGGCTATGCATCGTTTTTTGCAGCcctattttattattaatgaactaatcaataataataataagatggAATAATGTGTCTATTGATCAGTTATTGATTACCTCTACTTTGATCTGCTCACCTTATTGGGCAGCATGGGGTCTGCATTGGCCTCAAGCAGAATCCGGACGGTCTTATGATTTCCACCAATCACAGCTGCATGAAGGACTGTCGAACCGTTCTGTAAGCAGAAGATATCTAGATAAAGGCCTCTCCTTAAAAATATATTAAGTTTTGAAgctaaaaacacaaaacaatataATCTacctaatgtaaaaaaaatactaatttaTTTTTACCTTGAGAAGACCAAGTGAAGGAGAAAACTTGAGAAGTTCCTGAATAACATTGTTATGTCCTTTATAGGCAGCTTTGAATAATGCAGTTGACCCATCcttaaaaagtaaaaagtacaaaattgtgttaatatttttttagtttACTCCTGCAGAAATGTAGCCGTTACTTCACCGTATCTAACCATCAAATGTGTTTCTCTACCAACCCTGGCATTATTCTCACAATAGTCTCATAATTGATCTTGTAGGATTCAGCTTCAGCAACAATATCATGAACCAAAGTGCCAGAAGTGATCTCGTCTCATATGACAGAGTGTTACTTTGGCCTCCTGACAAAAAcactaaaaataaatcaatgcaGCAAGTTGGTCTGCTGTCGGGAACAACTCAGAATAACAGACAACTTCCGGAGATCGACGTACCTTTCTGTCAGCGTCCTGATCTGCACCGCGCAACAGCAGGACCTTCACCACCTCGCTGTGTCCCATCTGGGCTGCCATCCACAGGGGGGCAGTTCCATCCTGCCAGGAAACGGTAAGAAGAGAGGACGTCACATTATCTTTTTCTTATTGCGCTGCTCAGTAAGACCTGATCTTTGAAACCCTTCTGTTGTACCTGATCCACCTTATATCATATGGAacttaaaatgaaaataaaacatcagaTGAAAAATCTGAAACGTCAGTATTAAACATAGGAAATAGTTTATGTGATGGGCCAGTAGAGTATTTTCACCTTGTGGCCTTCTTGGTTAGTAGGGTGGGGAAAACCTTACATTTTCTTTGGAAACAATGACTCAAAGCAATATTTTATTTCTGCATTAAATTTTCCCACTCAGGTAACATTTAGAATGCTTTTCAATTGGTTTTCATTGTTTCCCATTTCCAAATATGGCCGGGAATAAGGTATAGGAGTGCAGGTGGTAGAGATGTACGCGGACCAATGTAGTAGGCTACTTACACTGCAGTATGGTTGAACTAGGAACATACCTCCCTTGGGTGGTTGACTTTGGCTCCGGACGACAGGAGCTGACGTACCACGGTCACATGATCCTCTTGGGCTGCCAGGAATAGAGAGGTGGCCCCATCCTGTAGCAACGATTGGGGTTATCAATCAATAATCAACATCAACATCTATACCAATAACCATGGGGGTGAAAAGGATAGTGTTGGATTTGAGTGTAAAATTTTGGAGGGGTTAGAACCCAGGTTCTTGATTTGGAGATGAAAATAACATATTGTTATGTTCTTATACACACTTTTCAATGACCTTCAATGGTCATTGACAAAAAAATGTTGATAGACAATTTGTCCTATTCAGAATTATGTTATGAATTATAAATTGTTTCTACTAACATAGTTCGACCTTAAGCAATTTTTGTTGGAGGTTTGGGGTATGGATACAACCAATGTAGCAATTTTATCATTAAAAAAGgtatataataattaaataaacgagtgctgtcaagcgattcaaatatttaatcgcgattaatcgcattaatgccatagttaactcacgattaatcgcaaaaaattctatgctaaatatcccttgatttctttgtcccattaatttttctcattttaatgctcttatcaacatggagaagtgcatcggcttgccttttgcaaatgtttttttattgataacaacattggcatatactgatcaaaacaggacgatacaaaaaaaaagcctatagtgcaattaaacgatgaacatacaaacatactgccttgaacatagcactCAGgttactgcttctttgttttgagccaaagaaaaaaataaaattaaaataaatcgcgcgataaaaaaattaatgccgttaaaattggtttgcgttaacgccgttaataacgcgtttaactgacagtaCTAAAATAAACCCTTTCAGTTCTATTTCCATCCTTACAAATTATAAAAAAGGACCTTTGCAAGAATAGGTGGATGTAGATGAAAGAAGTCTCTCACAAGCAGCTGGTCGTTCACATTGGCCCCGTTCTTCAGGAGGGTGTCCACCACCTTGGGGTGGCCATACTGGGAGGCAACCGTCAGAGCAGTGCCGCCGTCCTGAACAAAGAAGTCATCAAACAGGTCAAACAGGTCTGAAAAACGATATCAACCTCTGGCCACTTGGTGGAGTCCTTCTCGGTGTGCTCTCACAAAACCAGCATAAATAGAAGTGATTGAATGCCGTCACGATACTGTGTCCAAGGTGgaatatatttagatatatcAGCACATTACCCTGCAGAGACAATGAAACAGCATTTAACTTTcttgtgtgtatgaatgaatgaatgaatgaatgagtgagtgagtgagtgagtgagtgagtgagtgagtgagtgagtgagtgagtgagtgagtgagtgagtgagtgagtgagtgagtgagtgagtgagtgagtgagtgagtgagtgagtgagtgagtgagtgagtgagtgagtgagtgagtgagtgagtgagcgagcgagcgtgcgtgcgtgtgttgcgtgtgtgtttgtcactgCATACCTGTGTCTGTAATTCAGTGGAGGCACCGAATTCAAAAAGTAGCTGAACAATGTCATTGTGGCCCTGCTGGCAGGCGAAGAACAGCGCGGTGGAGCCAGTCTGAAGATACAGAGACCATGAGCTCTCACTATTGAACTCACTATCAAGATATTTCATATTCGTACTGGGGTTATGGATAGCATGCATTGACATTACATAGCCGTCTGATTCTATCCAGAGAAAATTACAATAACGAAgctgagaacaatcaaagcacGGAATAAACAATCAAAGCCGACAATCTGACGAATAACACAAAGTATAGAAAACATATAATGGAATACAATATACACTTCCCTTTAGAAAAATCCATGTAAAAccaaattaacaaaaaaaaaagaatccttATACCCACATTGTTGTGACAGCATACCTCTCTCTTATAGTTGATGTCCGCTCCTTGCATGATGAGCTCTTTGACACACTCAAAATGGCCACTATAGGAAGCCACCATCAGAGCTGTGGTTCCAAACTGAAATCAGGTGGGAAATGGGAGACAGTCAAGCAGCAACTCTACCAGGCTGGGCCCGGCAGAATATGATGATGACTCACAGCTCAATATTTACCACAATAAAGGGGACATCAAATGCTGATtgtacaaaaacataaaaaaattagATGATAGTGgttatgcatgcttgtgtgcgtgtgcatgtgtacaggTGTACAGATGTCCTTAGACATACATAATCTCTGCAGTCTGCATCCACACGCCCACTGTTGAGAAGCAGCTGAAGGAGGGCCAAGTTCCCCTTCCTGGCCGCCCAAAACACAGCGTTAGCCAGGGGCGTTTCCTTCTGAGAGACATAAGTAACAGGTATGATACTCACCAGGCTGAATAGGATTACAGTTTTAAGGGCCATTCAGGTGGCCCAAAAATGTGTCCCTGCTAAACCTCAGAGCGAGCCATCATTTCAGAATAATAATTTAACCAGCCTCTGGTCTGGATCACCCCGATCAGGATCACATTGATACATcaatgcccccctcccctctcaccgtacacatgcaaaccacacacacacacacacacacacacacacacacacacacacacacacacgtacacacgctcacacacgctcacatacgCACCAAAcactagcatacacacaaacaaacaaaaacacacaatacatttGTGTGGATTTTGATTGGAGTGAACACACATGTGAAAACCCATGCTTAGCATCAGACAAGTTTGAAAGCTCTGCAGCATACCTGCTCAAATAATTACACACAGAAACCATCTCAGTATGAAGCCCACCAGTATAGTCTACTTATTATACTAACTCAATGAAGGCAAATAGCAAAGGCTAGCAGAAGCCACCTAACACATATGATACATATCCCTAAGGAGCTACCACAAGCTGTCGAAAATCCTTAGACAGTTGGCACAATACAGAAGACACATTAGCctataatataatgtaacagTCTTATCCAAAAGAGTGATATTCTTTTTTTAACGCCATGCCCAAAACGGTTGTTTGCAAGTGACAAGTGAGGGGTAAATGGTGATTTACCTTGAAAGACATGATGCACACCTCAATCGTGAGTCATGTTTCTTCTCGCGTTGGCATTCATTAAAAAGATGAAGTTAAGCGGAGACTATCCTCGAGATGATgactgcccctctctctctctctctctctctctctctctctctctctctctctctctctctctctctctctctctctctcctgccgcACCGTGTTTGGGTGTTGGCGACGGAACCTCGTTGGAGATAATAACAACACACTACAGTTTGTCTGCCCGCTGTGTTTATCCCATCCCGCTGCAGTGCTGCACGAAATAAATGGCGTTAGACGCTAATGGGCGCTGTTGAGGCGACTTAGGATCACAGGGTCTGGATGCAATGAGTGAGGTCACGACAGGTGCTGTCCTTCTAATAATAAGTTGATGATTGAGAGATTGGCGAATGGCGATGTAATAGTTATAACCCCGCTTGGTAATAATACAGGCATTACGAGGGAGGAGCAGTCCTAAGAAAAGGCATTTCGATTTTTGTTGACTAATGCCTCTTTCAGGCCCTGTGGTTGACTTGGAGACTCTCAGAAAGTATAGAGAAGAAGATGCAGCGACACATAAAAGCTATAAAAGTCAGGTCAATGCCCGAATCACTTGAGACAGTATCTTTCACAGCATGGGGTCAACACCGCCTCGCAGCCCTGCTGGTAAGTACCCAACTTAATTGTTCTTAAAATAAACaactttttattaaaaaaaggtaTGCAACAATTTGATAAAATAGTTTGATAACACTGTAGAAACAGACAAATGTAAGCTACCTCATGTTAAACGGATGGTGCCTGGTGCAGAACAAAAGTCCAGTCTAAAAAATAATGGATGAGACGCTTGGGGTCCAACAGACCGGTGGATATGTGTACTCCTCGTCCTGCTGCTC includes the following:
- the ankrd29 gene encoding ankyrin repeat domain-containing protein 29 isoform X1, encoding MSFKKETPLANAVFWAARKGNLALLQLLLNSGRVDADCRDYFGTTALMVASYSGHFECVKELIMQGADINYKREVCCHNNTGSTALFFACQQGHNDIVQLLFEFGASTELQTQDGGTALTVASQYGHPKVVDTLLKNGANVNDQLLDGATSLFLAAQEDHVTVVRQLLSSGAKVNHPREDGTAPLWMAAQMGHSEVVKVLLLRGADQDADRKDGSTALFKAAYKGHNNVIQELLKFSPSLGLLKNGSTVLHAAVIGGNHKTVRILLEANADPMLPNKNNELPADLTKSDCILNTLHPKTVNGEIL
- the ankrd29 gene encoding ankyrin repeat domain-containing protein 29 isoform X2; this translates as MSFKKETPLANAVFWAARKGNLALLQLLLNSGRVDADCRDYFGTTALMVASYSGHFECVKELIMQGADINYKRETGSTALFFACQQGHNDIVQLLFEFGASTELQTQDGGTALTVASQYGHPKVVDTLLKNGANVNDQLLDGATSLFLAAQEDHVTVVRQLLSSGAKVNHPREDGTAPLWMAAQMGHSEVVKVLLLRGADQDADRKDGSTALFKAAYKGHNNVIQELLKFSPSLGLLKNGSTVLHAAVIGGNHKTVRILLEANADPMLPNKNNELPADLTKSDCILNTLHPKTVNGEIL
- the ankrd29 gene encoding ankyrin repeat domain-containing protein 29 isoform X4, producing the protein MSFKFGTTALMVASYSGHFECVKELIMQGADINYKRETGSTALFFACQQGHNDIVQLLFEFGASTELQTQDGGTALTVASQYGHPKVVDTLLKNGANVNDQLLDGATSLFLAAQEDHVTVVRQLLSSGAKVNHPREDGTAPLWMAAQMGHSEVVKVLLLRGADQDADRKDGSTALFKAAYKGHNNVIQELLKFSPSLGLLKNGSTVLHAAVIGGNHKTVRILLEANADPMLPNKNNELPADLTKSDCILNTLHPKTVNGEIL
- the ankrd29 gene encoding ankyrin repeat domain-containing protein 29 isoform X3, coding for MSFKFGTTALMVASYSGHFECVKELIMQGADINYKREVCCHNNTGSTALFFACQQGHNDIVQLLFEFGASTELQTQDGGTALTVASQYGHPKVVDTLLKNGANVNDQLLDGATSLFLAAQEDHVTVVRQLLSSGAKVNHPREDGTAPLWMAAQMGHSEVVKVLLLRGADQDADRKDGSTALFKAAYKGHNNVIQELLKFSPSLGLLKNGSTVLHAAVIGGNHKTVRILLEANADPMLPNKNNELPADLTKSDCILNTLHPKTVNGEIL